The sequence GGCGTGGCGGTGAACGTCGGCCTGCCCGAGCTGGCGCAGGGGGAATACCCGCTGGTGCTGGCGAACATCTTGGCCACGCCGCTCAAGCTGCTGGCGCCGTTGCTGTGCAGCCATGTGGCCCCAGGTGGGCACCTGGTGCTGGCCGGCATTCTTGACCGCCAAGCCGATGAGTTGAAGCAGGCTTACGCCCCGTGGTTGCAGTTGGAAGTGCTGCAAGAACAAGAGGGTTGGATTCTCATGGGTGCCCAGCGTGCGCTGACCCACTGAGCGGCCATGGCATCATCCGCGCCATGAGCCTTCTCACCCGCTGCCACGCCTGCCACATGGTGTTCCATGTGGTGCAAGACCAGTTGAAAGTCTCCGAGGGCTGGGTACGCTGCGGACGTTGCGGTGAAGTTTTCAACGCCCTCGAACACCTGTTCGAAGCCGACGCCGCCGCTCCCGCTGGTGCCCCCACGCCGACGCCCCTCGCCGGCACCTCGGCCACCGAACCCGACTCCCAGTTGCACACCGATTTCGGTGCCAGCACCTTGGCGGCGTCGGACTTCGGGCCATTGCCAGCCCCGTCACGCCAACCACCGACGTGGGATCTTCCGCCGTTGACCACCGCACCGCCGCCGGTGCCAGCGGTCACCGCTGTGGCAGTGCCCGTCCCCGCGCTGACGGTGGTGCTGCCTCAGCCGCCGACGGTCACGCCACCCGCCGCCGATGGGCCAGCGCCCGCACCCGCCACCGAAGCCCCCCCTCAGCCACCCGCGCCAGCGCCCGAGCAACCTCCCGCTGCGTCCCCTTCCCCTGTGACGCCGCCACCGTCCACCGAACAACCGCCCCCAGCGCCTCCGGTACCGCCAGAAGCCTCCTCCACAGCGGCTGAACCCGTGGCCGTGACGGCGGACACGGCTCCCACCGTCCATCCTGTGCCCGGTTTTTTGCAAGATCCAGCGGCAGCACGCTGGTATCACCGCCGCTGGGCCCGCTGGATGATGGCCTTGTTGGCGCCATTGCTGGTGCTGTTGCTGGGGCTGCAAGTGCTGGTGCAGTACCGCAACGAACTGAGCACGCATTACACCGGCCTGCGCGGCTACTTGGTGAAGATGTGCAGTGTGGTGGGCTGTCAGTTAGAGAGTCCACGCGCTTTGGAACAACTGGTGCTGGTCAGCAGCAAAATTCAGCAGACCAGCGCCAAAAACGTGCTGCATCTGCGCGCCGAGCTGCACAACCGGGCACGCCATCCCGTGCGCACGCCATCCCTGGATCTGACCCTGACCGATGCCTACGGCCAGGTGCTGGTTCGTAAGATGCTGCAACCACAGGAACTGCGCAGCCCGGGAGAGTCGATCCGGGGCAGCAACAGTTGGCAGATCAGCGCGTTCATTGATGTGGGCACCTTGCCCGTGGCCGGCTTCTCGCTGGTCTTGTTTTACCCTTGATGGCACCGATTCCCCATGGCCAGTCTTGTCTGCGGTTCTCTTGCGTTTGACACCATCACCGATTTTCCCGGCCGCTTCGCCGAGCAAATCCTGCCTGATCAAGTTCACATCCTGAATGTTTCTTTTTTGGTGCCAACGCTGCGGCGCGAGTACGGCGGTTGCGCAGGCAACATCGCCTACAACCTGAATGCTCTGGGCGGACAGGCCGTGGTGCTGGCCGCCGTCGGGGGAGATGGCACGGGTTACTTGGCCCATCTGAGCCAACTGGGCATCGATGTGAGCGCCGTTCTCACCGACAGCGACAGCTACACCGCCCAAGCCATGATCATCACGGATCGGGACAACAACCAGATCACGGCATTCCATCCCGGTGCGATGCAATCAGCGCATCAAATCGGCTTGCCGGCCCGCGAGGACATTCGCCTGGCCATCGTTGGCCCTGACGGTCGGGAGGCCATGCTGCGCCACGCCCGTGACCTGAAAGCGGCGGGCATCCCGTTCATTTTCGATCCAGGACAAGGCTTGCCCATGTTCAACGGTGAGGAGCTGCGGGCCTTCATCGCGCAAGCCACCTGGGTGGCGGTCAATGACTACGAAGCGCGCATGCTGTGTGAGCGCACCGGCTTGAGTTTGGCGCAAATCGCCGACAGCCACCTGGAAGGCCTGCTGGTGACGTTGGGCGCGGAAGGCTGCGACGTGTGGGTGAAGGGCCACTGCACCCGCGTGGCCGGGGTGAAGGCCGATGCGGTGGTGGATCCGACCGGCTGCGGCGATGCATTCCGGGGCGGCCTGCTCTACGGTTTGGAACAAGGCTGGCCGCTGGAGCGCTGCGTCGAGCTGGGCAACCGGCTGGGCGCGCTCAAGATCGGCCATCGGGGTGGGCAAAACCACCCCATCGACCGCGCAGCCTGGGGCTGCGCGCCGCGCTGATCTCAGGGCTTGTTGCCCGTCGGGAAAGGCCAAGCGGCGTTGGGGCTCAGCGTGGTCTTGGCCGAGGGCGCAGCGGCGGGGGCCGGTGCTGCGGCAGCCTTCTTGGTGGCTGCGGCTTTCTTGGGCGCTTTGGCCGGGGCGGCGGCCTTGGGAGCTTCGTCCACAACGGCGGCGGGGGCCGGTGCTGCGGGTTCCGGCGTCACTTCGGGGACGGCTTCGGTCACTTTCTTGGCACTGGCGCGCTTGGCAGTGCTCTTGAGCGTGGGCTTGACCGGCGTCGCCGAAGCTTCTGCGATCACCGGAGCCGCTGCCTTTTTCTTAGCCGCTGCCTTCTTGGGAGCAGCCTCAGGTTCAACGGGTGCCGGTGCCACAGCGGCGGGTGCTTCAACAACAGCCGGTGCCTCCACGGCGGCCGGGGCAGCCGCCACCGTCTCGGTCACAGCGGCCTTGGCCACGCGCTTGGACGACTTCAGCGTCGGCTTGACCGGCGTGGCCGAAGCCTCAGCCAGCACAGGCGCGTCTGCGGTTGCGGTTTTGGTTGTCTTCTTGGTCGCCATGAACAAACTCCTTGAGAGAAATTTCGGGGAATAACAAGCCAGGGTTCAATCCCAGCTCAGGGCACCACCCGACTGGTACTCGATGACGCGAGTTTCGAAGAAGTTGCGCTCCTTCTTCAAATCGATCATTTCGCTCATCCAGGGGAAGGGGTTTTCCTCGTTCGGGAACAGCGGATCGAGGCCGATCTGAGTCGCACGCCGGTTGGCGATGTACCGCAGATAACCCTTGAACATCGCTGCGTTGAGCCCGAGCACGCCACGCGGCATGGTGTCTTCGGCGTAGGCGTATTCCAAATCGACGGCACGCAGGAACAGCGAGGTGATCTCGGCTTTGAACTCGGCGGTCCAGAGGTGCGGATTTTCCAGCTTGATTTGGTTGATGAGGTCGATGCCGAAGTTGCAGTGCATGGACTCGTCGCGCAGGATGTACTGGTACTGCTCGGCAGCGCCCGTCATTTTGTTCTGCCGACCCAGCGCCAAAATTTGCGTGAAGCCGACATAGAAGAACAGCCCTTCCATCAAGCAGGCAAAGACGATGAGCGAGCGCAGCAGCGTCTGATCGGCCTGCGGGGTGCCGGTCTTGAACAGGGGGTTCATGATCGCGTCGATGAACGGGATCAGGAACTCGTCCTTGTTCCGAATCGAGGGCACCTCGTGGTAGGCGTTGAAAATTTCGCTCTCATCCAGCCCCAGGCTTTCCACGATGTACTGGTAAGCGTGGGTGTGAATGGCCTCCTCGAACGCCTGGCGCAACAAAAACTGGCGGCACTCGGGCGCCGTGATGTGGCGATACGTGCCCAGCGTGATGTTGTTGGCGGCCAGTGAGTCGGCGGTGACAAAAAAGCCCAGGTTGCGCTTGATGATGCGGCGCTCATCGTCGCTCAAGCCGTGCGGGTCTTTCCAGGTGGCGATGTCCCGGCTCATGTTGACTTCCTGCGGCATCCAGTGATTAGCGCAGGTGGCGAGGTACTTTTCCCAGGCCCATTTGTACTTGAACGGCACCAACTGGTTGACGTCGGTTTGGCCGTTGATGATGCGCTTGTCGGCCACGTTCACCCGACGCTGGCCGGGTGCCAAGTTGTCAGACTGAAGCGTGGCCGCAGAAGGCGACATGGCCGGGGAAGTCCCGCCCAGCGGGAAATCGTCATCGTCGAAGTTCAACATAGGGAGGGCGAATTATCGTGATTCAGGGGGTTTTGACAACGGCCAAAAAGGGCAAAACCCACGCCCCGAAGGCCGTGGGTCGCCCCGCCGTCACTGACAGGCTTCGCAGGTGGGATCGTCCACACCGCAGAATTTGATGTCGGTGGCCGGCACCGAGGCACTGGCCGCTGCCAGCATGGCTTGGGCCTGACGCGCCACCGCATCAAGCGCCGCTGACATGCCACCGCTCGAACCGGCCCCACCACCTTGGCTGGGCACCGCATTCAGCGCCCCGGCGGAGATGGTGGACTTCTCAGCGTGCGTCGCCCCCATGGTGCGCAGGTAGTAGGTGGTTTTGAGGCCACGCGTCCACGCCAGCTTGTAGGTGTCGTCCAGCTTTTTGCCTGAAGCGCCCGCGATGTAGATGTTGAGCGACTGCGCTTGGTCGATCCACTTCTGGCGCCGCGATGCAGCCTCCACCAACCAACGGGCATCGACCTCAAAGGCCGTGGCGTACAAGCGCTTGATTTCCTCGGGCACGCGGTCGATGCGACGCAAGCTGCCGTCGTGGTGTTTCAAGTCCATCACCATGACGCTGTCCCACAGGCCCAACTTCTTGAGGTCACGCACCAGGTACTCGTTGACCACGGTGAACTCACCCGACAAGTTGGATTTGACCGACAGGTTGCCAAAACACGGCTCGATGGACGCATCCACGCCGATGATGTTGGAGATGGTCGCCGTGGGCGCGATGGCCACGCAGTTGCTGTTGCGCATCCCGAACTGAGCGATGCGTCCGCGCAGCGCCGCCCAATCCATCGTGCTGCTGCGATCCACCTCGACATAACCGCCGCGTGCCTGGGCCAGCAGCTCCAGCGAATCCAGCGGCAGGATGCCTTGGCTCCACAGCGAACCCTCGTAGGTGCTGTAGCGGCCCCGCTCGGCGGCCAGATCGGTGCTGGCCCAATAGGCGTAGTAGCACAGTGCTTCCATGGAGCGGTCGGCGAACTCCACCGCTGCGGCACTGGCGTAAGGCGTGTGCAGTTGGTACAGCGCGTCTTGGAAGCCCATCACGCCCAGACCCACCGGACGGTGGCGCATGTTGGCAGTGCGGGCCTTGGCCACGGCGTAGTAGTTGATGTCGATGCCGTTGTCGAGCATGCGCATCGCTGTCGAGACGGTGCGCTTGAGCTTGTCGTGATCGATTTCCTTGCCGTTGGCGCCGTCCTTCAAATGCTGCGCCAAGTTCACCGAGCCGAGGTTGCAGACGGCGATTTCTTCCTCGTTGGTGTTCAGGGTGATTTCGGTACAGAGATTGCTTGAATGCACCACGCCGACATGCTGCTGCGGGCTGCGCAGGTTGCAAGCGTCCTTGAAGGTGATCCAGGGGTGGCCGGTTTCAAACAGCATGGTCAGCATCTTGCGCCACAGGTCTTTGGCCGGCAGACGCTTGAACAGCTTGATCTCGCCACGATCCACCGCCGCTTCGTAGGCCACATAAGCCTGCTCGAAGGCCGTGCCGATCTTGTCGTGCAGATCCGGGCAGGTGGAAGGTGAGAACAGCGTCCACTGGCCACCTTCCATCACCCGCTTCATGAACAGGTCGGGCACCCAGTTGGCGGTGTTCATGTCGTGGGTACGACGACGGTCATCCCCCGTGTTTTTGCGCAGCTCCAGGAATTCTTCGATGTCCAGGTGCCAGGTTTCCAAGTAGGCACACACCGCACCCTTGCGCTTGCCACCGTTGTGCGCCAGACCGGCCACGGTTTGGTAGGACTCGTCGGTGTCCACCTTCAAATCGACCACCAGGGCCTTGGGGGTGATCGGGCGCACCGAGCGCACCCGCGAGAACACCACCCCTTCGTGCTCGATCCAATTGCGCTTGCTCAGCGCTTGGCAGCCCAGGCGCTCGGCCAGCTCGGGCACGGCGGGAATGCGCAGGTCAATGCTGGTGGATTCACCGTCAAAGTGAGCCACTGAGCCATCACTGCGCACGCCATCATGCTGATGCTGGCGGGTGCGTTTCTGGCCCGACACGGGCACGCCCAGGCGCAGCATCTGATACCGCACGCCATGCGCCAGCGCCTCGGATGCCGACGTGAACGTCAGCTCCTTGCCGCGTGACACACAGCCATCGGTTTCCAACAAACCTTGCACCAAGGCCAGCGTCTGGGTGCGCGGCAGGTGCGAAAAACGCCGCGCAATGCGCTTGGCGTGGTGGCGGTCGTACAGGTCGGCATACTCGAACGGCAGCGTCGGGGCACCGGCGCCGGTGATGCGGCCCGTGGTGCCATCGCGCAGTGCGCCACGGCCAGATGCCCAGTGGATTTGCAGGTAGCTGTCCCCGCGTGCGGTTTCCCAGAAGTGGATGCCACGCTCGCTCAGGTAAGCCCGCACGAACGCCAAGTGCTCATCACGCTGCGGGTTGCCGGACACGCCCCATTGCATCGCGTCTTTGGACAGATGGCCGTCACCCAACAAAATGCCGTAGAGCCGCGCATCGTCCTCGGTGAAACCAGGCACCGACACCACTTCACGCGGGATGGCAAACCCCACGTAATCGCCCGCCACGAGCCGGCCCGACTCCACCCAAGCCGGCTGCACCTTGCCCTTGGTCAGCCACGCCTGGGTGCGCTCGCCCGCTTGTTCCATCGGCACGCCTTGCAGCGCCCAGAACGGGTGCGCGTC is a genomic window of Vitreoscilla filiformis containing:
- a CDS encoding ribonucleoside-diphosphate reductase subunit alpha; the encoded protein is MQSSAYSSDVAEAERPATKPAVTANLYANYHIIRRNGAVASFEPHKITTALMKAFLAVRGAQGAASVTVREAVEELTQIVVRALMRSRPTGGTFHIEDVQDHVELSLMRGGYHDVARAYVLYRERHAQERARLAAEAAAAAAAAAAAKRVLHVVVNGQRQPLDEAKLAVLMSSACAGLGEDVRPEPILAETLRNLYDGVPIEEVYKAAILAARTLIETDPAYTRATARLLLHTIRQNILGQEVTQEEMATRYPSYFPQFIQEGVNAELLDEKLLSFDLTRLGAALQPERDLQFDYLGLQTLFDRYFLHIGERRIEMPQAFFMRVAMGLALNEEEREARAIEFYNVLSRFDFMSSTPTLFNAGTRRSQLSSCYLTTVSDDLEGIYEALKENALLSKFAGGLGNDWSNVRALGSYIKGTNGKSQGVVPFLKVVNDTAVAVNQCFAPDTLVQTAEGARPIRDLRPGDLVLGHSGQYREITERMVYNQTDPMLALDIKHSIEPIEVTDAHPFWALQGVPMEQAGERTQAWLTKGKVQPAWVESGRLVAGDYVGFAIPREVVSVPGFTEDDARLYGILLGDGHLSKDAMQWGVSGNPQRDEHLAFVRAYLSERGIHFWETARGDSYLQIHWASGRGALRDGTTGRITGAGAPTLPFEYADLYDRHHAKRIARRFSHLPRTQTLALVQGLLETDGCVSRGKELTFTSASEALAHGVRYQMLRLGVPVSGQKRTRQHQHDGVRSDGSVAHFDGESTSIDLRIPAVPELAERLGCQALSKRNWIEHEGVVFSRVRSVRPITPKALVVDLKVDTDESYQTVAGLAHNGGKRKGAVCAYLETWHLDIEEFLELRKNTGDDRRRTHDMNTANWVPDLFMKRVMEGGQWTLFSPSTCPDLHDKIGTAFEQAYVAYEAAVDRGEIKLFKRLPAKDLWRKMLTMLFETGHPWITFKDACNLRSPQQHVGVVHSSNLCTEITLNTNEEEIAVCNLGSVNLAQHLKDGANGKEIDHDKLKRTVSTAMRMLDNGIDINYYAVAKARTANMRHRPVGLGVMGFQDALYQLHTPYASAAAVEFADRSMEALCYYAYWASTDLAAERGRYSTYEGSLWSQGILPLDSLELLAQARGGYVEVDRSSTMDWAALRGRIAQFGMRNSNCVAIAPTATISNIIGVDASIEPCFGNLSVKSNLSGEFTVVNEYLVRDLKKLGLWDSVMVMDLKHHDGSLRRIDRVPEEIKRLYATAFEVDARWLVEAASRRQKWIDQAQSLNIYIAGASGKKLDDTYKLAWTRGLKTTYYLRTMGATHAEKSTISAGALNAVPSQGGGAGSSGGMSAALDAVARQAQAMLAAASASVPATDIKFCGVDDPTCEACQ
- a CDS encoding carbohydrate kinase family protein, which encodes MASLVCGSLAFDTITDFPGRFAEQILPDQVHILNVSFLVPTLRREYGGCAGNIAYNLNALGGQAVVLAAVGGDGTGYLAHLSQLGIDVSAVLTDSDSYTAQAMIITDRDNNQITAFHPGAMQSAHQIGLPAREDIRLAIVGPDGREAMLRHARDLKAAGIPFIFDPGQGLPMFNGEELRAFIAQATWVAVNDYEARMLCERTGLSLAQIADSHLEGLLVTLGAEGCDVWVKGHCTRVAGVKADAVVDPTGCGDAFRGGLLYGLEQGWPLERCVELGNRLGALKIGHRGGQNHPIDRAAWGCAPR
- a CDS encoding ribonucleotide-diphosphate reductase subunit beta; its protein translation is MLNFDDDDFPLGGTSPAMSPSAATLQSDNLAPGQRRVNVADKRIINGQTDVNQLVPFKYKWAWEKYLATCANHWMPQEVNMSRDIATWKDPHGLSDDERRIIKRNLGFFVTADSLAANNITLGTYRHITAPECRQFLLRQAFEEAIHTHAYQYIVESLGLDESEIFNAYHEVPSIRNKDEFLIPFIDAIMNPLFKTGTPQADQTLLRSLIVFACLMEGLFFYVGFTQILALGRQNKMTGAAEQYQYILRDESMHCNFGIDLINQIKLENPHLWTAEFKAEITSLFLRAVDLEYAYAEDTMPRGVLGLNAAMFKGYLRYIANRRATQIGLDPLFPNEENPFPWMSEMIDLKKERNFFETRVIEYQSGGALSWD
- a CDS encoding zinc-ribbon and DUF3426 domain-containing protein, which gives rise to MSLLTRCHACHMVFHVVQDQLKVSEGWVRCGRCGEVFNALEHLFEADAAAPAGAPTPTPLAGTSATEPDSQLHTDFGASTLAASDFGPLPAPSRQPPTWDLPPLTTAPPPVPAVTAVAVPVPALTVVLPQPPTVTPPAADGPAPAPATEAPPQPPAPAPEQPPAASPSPVTPPPSTEQPPPAPPVPPEASSTAAEPVAVTADTAPTVHPVPGFLQDPAAARWYHRRWARWMMALLAPLLVLLLGLQVLVQYRNELSTHYTGLRGYLVKMCSVVGCQLESPRALEQLVLVSSKIQQTSAKNVLHLRAELHNRARHPVRTPSLDLTLTDAYGQVLVRKMLQPQELRSPGESIRGSNSWQISAFIDVGTLPVAGFSLVLFYP